A window of Candidatus Obscuribacterales bacterium genomic DNA:
CTCTTGCTGACCTGCATCCTTACTTCATGCTTACCTTGATGGCATGGAAGAAATTCTCTAATTCCTGTGAACAATGATCTAGAAGGTGATCAGAAGCAAGCTTAAGACTAGGTGACAATCGTAAGACTCGATTGAGTAGGGTCTGTAATGCTTGATCAATATCTAACTCCTTTAGTTGGTGGATATAGAGCAGTAAATCTGGTGGATGATCCCACAAAGCTTCGACTAAGGCATCACATTTAATGTCGTAGCTCAGAAAGGCAAAGGGGACCCGGTTGGCCAGGCAGAAAATGCCAGCGTGCCCTTTGGTGACCAGAGCAATGCGGCAAGAAGCAAAGGCTTGGCTCGTTTCCTCAAACGTGGTGGGATTGACAATGTCGAAATCCTGCTGAAAGCGATCGCGTAACCGCTCCGCATCTGCCCGCTCTGTTTCAGAATGGCAGATCCATTTCAGGGGCTTGGTTTGGTTTTGGGCATCACTGCGAAACCGGAGGGTGGTAATTAGGGTGCGGGCAACGTACATCAACTCATCATGGTAGTGCTGGCAGGCGGCATGACGAAACGGTAGGTTTAGACCAATTTCATGGGTTAGTGCTACTTGGTGCTGCAAGCGTCCTGCCAGAAATACGGTAGGACATCCGGTTAGAAATACCTTATGGGCATCCCGCTGCAGCAAGCGTCTTGCCACAAACCACGATCGCACGTCCCGCACTGAAATGGCTGTGGCTGCGTTGAGAGCCGCCGTGAGGTGATTGGGTTCATAGGCTGAAAGCAG
This region includes:
- a CDS encoding polysaccharide pyruvyl transferase family protein — protein: MPNYSALHICLPSYDNLGDRLGMDAMIPLFAEHQLHLTVDLVDIRALVDQNTSLDNQLDSINQTYDLVVIGAGGYLHPLHLLPRIFSQIESWGKLRIPLVLFGFGVVNLHEHNNYPTRFSLLSAYEPNHLTAALNAATAISVRDVRSWFVARRLLQRDAHKVFLTGCPTVFLAGRLQHQVALTHEIGLNLPFRHAACQHYHDELMYVARTLITTLRFRSDAQNQTKPLKWICHSETERADAERLRDRFQQDFDIVNPTTFEETSQAFASCRIALVTKGHAGIFCLANRVPFAFLSYDIKCDALVEALWDHPPDLLLYIHQLKELDIDQALQTLLNRVLRLSPSLKLASDHLLDHCSQELENFFHAIKVSMK